Proteins from a single region of Raphanus sativus cultivar WK10039 unplaced genomic scaffold, ASM80110v3 Scaffold0700, whole genome shotgun sequence:
- the LOC108807570 gene encoding PHD finger protein ALFIN-LIKE 2-like: protein MAAVSSNPRTVEEIFKDYTSRRAALLRALTKDVDDFYSQCDPEKENLCLYGHPNESWEVNLPAEEVPPELPEPALGINFARDGMQRKDWLSLVAVHSDCWLLSVSFYFGARLNRNERKRLFSLINDHPTLFDVVTGRKPIKDNKPSSDSGSKSRNGGTKRSIEGQPKSTTPKLMEERYEEEEDEEEEDEHGDTLCGSCGGNYTQDEFWIGCDVCERWYHGKCVKITPAKADSIKQYKCPPCCAKKGRQ, encoded by the exons ATGGCCGCCGTCTCCTCCAACCCTCGCACCGTCGAAGAGATCTTCAAAGATTACACCTCTCGCCGCGCCGCTCTTCTCCGTGCCTTAACCAAAg ATGTTGATGATTTCTACTCTCAATGCGATCCGG AGAAGGAGAATTTGTGTTTGTATGGACATCCGAATGAGTCGTGGGAAGTGAATCTACCGGCGGAGGAAGTTCCTCCCGAGCTTCCCGAGCCTGCGCTTGGTATCAATTTCGCTAGGGATGGTATGCAGAGGAAAGATTGGCTCTCTCTTGTTGCTGTCCATAGTGACTGTTGGTTGCTCTCTGTTTCTTTCTACTTTGGTGCTCGCCTTAATCGCAACGAGAG GAAGCGGCTATTCAGTCTGATCAACGATCACCCAACTCTCTTTGATGTAGTGACTGGTAGGAAACCAATCAAAGACAACAAGCCAAGCTCAGATTCCGGAAGCAAATCCAGAAACGGTGGCACTAAG AGATCAATAGAAGGGCAGCCAAAGAGCACAACACCAAAACTGATGGAAGAGAGGTAcgaagaggaggaggatgaagaagaggaagacgagcATGGAGACACTCTCTGTGGAAGCTGTGGAGGCAACTACACACAAGATGAGTTCTGGATCGGCTGTGACGTCTGTGAACGTTGGTACCATGGCAAATGCGTGAAGATCACTCCCGCCAAAGCAGACAGCATCAAGCAGTATAAATGCCCACCTTGCTGTGCAAAGAAAGGAAGACagtga